A region of Pyxidicoccus parkwaysis DNA encodes the following proteins:
- a CDS encoding DUF2378 family protein, with amino-acid sequence METVTAQPVGREPVVFGHALEALLAAAEPLTPTLHAGLERLGLSARRPLHAAYPYPVWPEAIRLLAGTEDSQFALGQRYLERIRQSKVGAALHDFAKAVGAERMLLRMSRNIRSTNNVLDAVVTPRSEDAGWELLVRPLAEFAHTPDLRAEPPHFVRGLLTTAFQNFGSVNARVELIRHDAARASSTFHVML; translated from the coding sequence ATGGAGACGGTGACAGCGCAGCCCGTGGGTCGTGAGCCGGTGGTGTTCGGACATGCGCTAGAGGCGCTGCTGGCGGCGGCGGAGCCGCTGACGCCCACCCTGCACGCGGGGCTGGAGCGGCTGGGCCTCTCCGCCCGCCGTCCCCTGCACGCCGCGTATCCGTATCCGGTGTGGCCCGAGGCCATCCGCCTGCTCGCGGGCACCGAGGACTCCCAGTTCGCCCTGGGCCAGCGCTACCTCGAGCGCATCCGGCAGTCGAAGGTGGGCGCCGCGCTGCACGACTTCGCGAAGGCGGTGGGCGCGGAGCGGATGCTGCTGCGCATGTCGCGCAACATCCGCTCCACCAACAACGTCCTCGACGCCGTGGTGACGCCGCGAAGCGAGGACGCGGGCTGGGAGCTCCTCGTGCGTCCGCTCGCGGAGTTCGCCCACACGCCGGACCTGCGCGCCGAGCCGCCGCACTTCGTCCGCGGCCTGCTCACCACCGCCTTCCAGAATTTCGGCTCGGTCAACGCGAGGGTGGAGCTCATCCGTCACGACGCGGCGCGGGCCAGCAGCACGTTCCACGTCATGCTGTAG
- a CDS encoding serine/threonine protein kinase — protein MAHSADTPTAPSGILFTRGDTAYEFFFDRGKGRHGERLLVARPRTPEGLQAQVVLKCVSLPEGGEATGEYQHARMRLEEEVRLARYLQHPGIARVHDLFEMKHGLCVVMESVEGLTLDTLLAVAQARGRYFSESFVLYVGAETAAALAYAHTLTDDAGVPLGIVNRDINPARIRVGPRGQVRLTDFGVALSHLAGRLATSLPRLHGEVLYSAPEALLGDGVDARTDLFSLGLTLLEFANGRHLYDPADVRIEDVEKRLTRKQREQVLEASVTAMGAEPPPFAEDAILCAMSYRVRDVERATQGLSATLRDILHTLLRRKPEERFATASELEAVLRARLAQLGTYRGADAVKEVQEAMLEAGDTLDELDVPDDEGGITPLVMNTRHPDELVTAEALQPGSSRHPWDFTTKPGSGLS, from the coding sequence ATGGCCCACTCCGCTGACACACCAACCGCCCCGTCCGGCATCCTCTTCACCCGGGGCGACACGGCCTACGAGTTCTTCTTCGACCGGGGGAAGGGCCGTCATGGTGAACGCCTCCTCGTCGCCCGTCCCCGCACCCCGGAGGGCCTCCAGGCGCAGGTGGTGCTCAAGTGCGTGAGCCTGCCCGAAGGAGGCGAGGCCACCGGGGAGTACCAGCACGCCCGCATGCGGCTGGAGGAAGAAGTGCGGCTGGCCCGGTACCTCCAGCACCCGGGCATCGCCCGCGTTCATGACCTCTTCGAGATGAAGCATGGCCTGTGCGTGGTCATGGAGAGCGTGGAGGGATTGACGCTCGATACGCTGCTGGCGGTGGCCCAGGCGCGCGGCCGCTATTTCTCCGAGTCCTTCGTCCTGTACGTGGGAGCGGAGACGGCGGCGGCGCTGGCGTACGCGCACACGCTCACGGACGACGCGGGCGTGCCGCTGGGCATCGTCAACCGGGACATCAACCCGGCTCGCATCCGCGTGGGCCCGAGAGGCCAGGTGCGGCTAACGGACTTTGGCGTGGCCCTCTCGCACCTGGCCGGGCGGCTGGCCACGTCGCTGCCGCGCCTCCATGGTGAGGTCCTCTATTCCGCGCCCGAGGCCCTGCTCGGCGACGGAGTGGACGCCAGGACCGACCTCTTCTCCCTGGGCCTCACCCTGCTGGAGTTCGCCAACGGCCGGCATCTGTATGACCCGGCTGACGTGCGCATCGAGGACGTGGAGAAGCGCCTGACGCGCAAGCAGCGTGAGCAGGTACTCGAAGCGTCGGTGACGGCCATGGGGGCGGAGCCGCCTCCCTTCGCCGAGGACGCCATCTTGTGCGCCATGTCCTACCGGGTCCGGGACGTGGAGCGCGCGACGCAAGGGCTCTCCGCGACCCTGCGCGACATTCTGCACACGCTACTGCGGCGCAAACCCGAGGAACGCTTCGCCACGGCGAGCGAGCTGGAAGCCGTCCTTCGCGCGCGACTGGCGCAACTCGGGACGTACCGCGGTGCCGATGCGGTGAAGGAGGTGCAGGAGGCCATGCTGGAGGCGGGCGACACGCTCGACGAGCTGGATGTGCCGGACGACGAGGGCGGCATCACCCCTCTCGTCATGAACACACGCCACCCGGATGAGCTTGTCACCGCGGAGGCACTGCAACCCGGCTCCTCCCGGCACCCCTGGGATTTCACCACGAAGCCTGGGAGCGGCCTGTCGTGA
- a CDS encoding ABC transporter permease yields the protein MNLLETLRLAARALLRSKTRSVLTALGIIIGVGAVIAMVAIGDGARASVQKVFDSMGTNLLIVLPGSSNSGGARGGFGSQPTLTWDDLEAIRTELRSVRAAAPELRSNTQVFSEDQNWTTTVVGTTPDFFEVRNWTMAKGAAFTEADKEAGSKVVVLGQTVVDNLYGAGANPVGQVVRINKTPFTVVGVTARKGQSPMGQDYDNTAFIPSTSFQRSVQAQSLGAFIPGAVFVQAASSSQTQQALQDVTQLLRERHRLAEGEADDFDVRSLAELASGQQQSTQTLSLLLASIAAVSLVVGGIGIMNIMLVSVTERTREIGVRVALGARPRDILAQFLVEALTLSMLGGLLGAAVGVGVAQVLAAQFQWPMLVRPDVVFLALGFSALVGVGFGLYPARKASLLDPIDALRYE from the coding sequence GTGAATCTCCTCGAGACGCTTCGCCTCGCCGCGCGGGCACTGCTGCGCAGCAAGACGCGCTCGGTGCTCACCGCGCTGGGCATCATCATCGGCGTGGGCGCCGTCATCGCCATGGTGGCCATTGGCGACGGCGCGCGCGCCAGCGTGCAGAAGGTCTTCGACTCCATGGGGACCAACCTGCTCATCGTCCTGCCGGGCTCGTCCAACTCGGGCGGTGCGCGCGGTGGCTTCGGCAGCCAGCCCACGCTGACGTGGGACGACCTGGAGGCCATCCGCACGGAGTTGCGCTCCGTGCGCGCGGCGGCGCCGGAATTGCGCTCCAACACGCAGGTCTTCTCCGAGGACCAGAATTGGACCACCACCGTGGTGGGCACCACGCCGGACTTCTTCGAGGTGCGCAACTGGACCATGGCGAAGGGCGCGGCCTTCACCGAGGCCGACAAGGAGGCGGGCTCGAAGGTCGTCGTCCTCGGCCAGACGGTGGTGGACAACCTGTACGGCGCGGGCGCCAACCCCGTGGGCCAGGTGGTGCGCATCAACAAGACGCCCTTCACCGTGGTGGGCGTGACGGCTCGCAAGGGCCAGTCCCCCATGGGACAGGACTACGACAACACCGCCTTCATCCCCTCCACCAGCTTCCAGCGCTCGGTGCAGGCGCAGAGCCTGGGGGCCTTCATCCCCGGCGCCGTCTTCGTGCAGGCGGCTTCTTCCTCGCAGACGCAGCAGGCGCTCCAGGACGTGACGCAGCTTTTGCGCGAGCGGCACCGGCTGGCCGAGGGCGAGGCGGATGACTTCGACGTGCGCAGCCTCGCGGAGCTGGCCAGCGGTCAGCAGCAGAGCACGCAGACGTTGAGCCTGCTGCTGGCCTCCATCGCCGCAGTGTCCCTCGTCGTCGGCGGCATCGGCATCATGAACATCATGCTGGTGAGCGTCACCGAGCGGACGCGCGAGATTGGCGTGCGCGTGGCGCTGGGCGCTCGGCCCCGGGACATCCTGGCGCAGTTCCTGGTGGAGGCGCTCACGCTGTCCATGTTGGGAGGCCTGCTGGGCGCGGCGGTGGGCGTGGGCGTGGCGCAGGTGCTGGCCGCGCAGTTCCAGTGGCCCATGCTGGTGCGCCCGGACGTCGTCTTCCTCGCGCTGGGCTTCAGCGCGCTCGTAGGCGTGGGCTTCGGCCTGTACCCGGCGCGCAAGGCCAGCCTGTTGGACCCCATCGATGCACTGAGGTACGAGTGA
- a CDS encoding sensor histidine kinase: MSGYSFRRPGRLLLRIYLVGLTQLVLVSGVLYLARSLVLERPFKHGFVRNVQYNVSEWAQLRNDPEALQESLDRAARFLDAEVTVRDASGRLIATNMSQPTPPLNPDKVASLTWPAPGQGPGPRPGAPPPGPFPVLTLPIPEQGPVEGYVSISMRPPGPPAENTTFIVAAVLVCTAITSLVFARTLAGPLQRLAQVARDFGAGKLDTRTGFRRRDELGEVAEAFDEMAGRITHLLRSQKELLANVSHELRTPLSRIRVALDLAAEGDADTAREMLTDITEDLSELERLVDDVLTAAKLDLSSEGSTAGAPPLRNERVDARALVDKAAGRFRTSRPTHTLVVSVDEHLPALDADPVLLRRVLDNLLDNAGKYSEPRTTVHLHARATGQGLQFEVVDQGIGIEAADLPRVGTPFFRTDRSRARKTGGVGLGLTLARRIVDAHGGTLTLESRPGEGTTARITLPAAPTGGQAESVSASVHA; encoded by the coding sequence TTGAGCGGATACTCCTTCCGGCGTCCCGGCCGGCTGCTGCTGCGCATCTACCTGGTGGGCCTCACGCAGCTCGTGCTCGTCAGCGGGGTGCTGTACCTCGCGCGCTCCCTCGTGTTGGAGCGGCCCTTCAAGCACGGCTTCGTCCGGAACGTGCAGTACAACGTCAGCGAGTGGGCGCAGCTGCGCAACGACCCGGAGGCGCTCCAGGAGTCGCTGGACCGCGCAGCGAGGTTTCTCGACGCCGAGGTGACGGTGCGCGACGCGTCCGGGCGGCTCATTGCCACCAACATGTCCCAGCCCACGCCGCCGCTGAACCCCGATAAGGTCGCGAGTCTCACCTGGCCCGCCCCCGGGCAGGGGCCCGGGCCGCGTCCCGGTGCTCCACCGCCGGGGCCCTTTCCCGTGCTCACGCTGCCCATCCCCGAGCAGGGGCCGGTGGAAGGGTATGTCTCCATCTCCATGCGTCCTCCCGGACCGCCCGCGGAGAACACCACGTTCATCGTCGCCGCGGTGCTGGTGTGCACGGCGATTACGTCGCTGGTCTTCGCTCGCACGCTGGCGGGGCCGCTGCAACGGTTGGCGCAGGTGGCGCGCGACTTCGGCGCGGGGAAGCTGGACACGCGCACCGGCTTCCGTCGCCGCGACGAATTGGGCGAGGTGGCCGAGGCCTTCGACGAGATGGCCGGCCGCATCACCCACCTGTTGCGCTCGCAGAAGGAGCTGCTGGCCAACGTGTCGCACGAGCTGCGCACGCCGCTGTCCCGCATCCGCGTGGCGCTGGACCTCGCCGCCGAGGGTGACGCCGACACCGCGCGCGAGATGCTCACCGACATCACGGAGGACCTGTCCGAGCTGGAGCGACTGGTGGATGACGTGCTCACCGCCGCGAAGCTGGACCTGTCCAGCGAGGGCTCCACTGCTGGCGCGCCGCCGCTGCGCAACGAGCGCGTGGATGCGCGCGCCCTGGTGGACAAGGCCGCGGGCCGCTTCCGCACGTCCCGCCCCACGCACACGCTGGTGGTGAGCGTGGACGAGCACCTGCCCGCGCTGGATGCGGACCCGGTGCTGCTGCGCCGCGTGCTGGACAACCTGCTCGACAACGCGGGCAAGTACTCCGAGCCGCGCACCACCGTGCACCTGCATGCGCGCGCCACCGGACAAGGGCTCCAGTTCGAGGTGGTGGACCAGGGCATCGGCATCGAAGCGGCGGACCTGCCTCGCGTGGGCACGCCGTTCTTCCGCACGGACCGCAGCCGCGCGCGGAAGACGGGCGGCGTGGGATTGGGCCTCACGCTGGCGCGGCGAATCGTGGATGCGCACGGGGGGACGCTCACACTGGAGAGCCGGCCGGGCGAGGGGACCACCGCCCGCATCACTCTTCCTGCTGCTCCAACGGGCGGGCAGGCGGAGTCAGTCTCGGCCTCGGTCCACGCGTGA
- a CDS encoding serine/threonine protein kinase, translating to MLTAMSPAHLQPGDLVDGWRVMRRLGAGSFGAVYLVEKDGRRCAMKLAMHRSGSGDAEKAHERLMQEVVCLIQVRGHPHIVQVHGYGHWPDSAQGWLYVVLDYVEGYTLGEWVERMHPTALEVARLFVKLASALAHMHGLGVHHRDLKPGNIVVGASSGEPVILDLGAGEYARAPELTDTPLPPGTRRYRSPEASRFLREHGDERGARYEFKATDDVYALGVCLYDVLTMAQPARMPPRVVVEGRWMPPAPHAVNSRVPAVLGDLALRFIARQPERRPATAEVMRRELEALLLQTGEAWMSPLHPPASQLPPEETSRPEAEAVAARSSRWHLLAGVAGVVFLAVLGAFLMTRPAPPVTPTLPAPGPSPATARDAGPALTTPPASGTQSPTVALPPPAPVQKESPPVKRAPASMPRPADSNARKQRPPASGTGWPPMRWAQLLKLCTGATVAAALQLGCPGAQVRPEPADCPAEARDIMFNRERKDGLGMRAGTSVMLTIDRRQPGPPRDSGVYGDGPVTGVVRVSDWELLPEGTLMSGYLWTHGEEVVGRYTEAQLPDGRTVPICFVLGEDGYIPADHKRPGSKPGAVVLARTYPAYSVKRWP from the coding sequence ATGCTCACCGCGATGAGCCCCGCGCACCTGCAGCCGGGAGACCTGGTGGATGGCTGGCGCGTGATGCGGCGGCTGGGCGCTGGCAGCTTCGGCGCCGTCTACCTCGTCGAAAAGGATGGCCGGCGCTGCGCCATGAAGCTGGCCATGCACCGCTCCGGCAGCGGGGACGCGGAGAAGGCGCACGAGCGCCTCATGCAGGAGGTGGTCTGCCTCATCCAGGTGCGAGGCCACCCCCACATCGTTCAGGTGCATGGCTACGGGCACTGGCCGGACAGCGCGCAGGGCTGGCTCTATGTCGTGCTGGACTACGTGGAGGGCTACACGCTGGGGGAGTGGGTGGAGCGCATGCATCCCACGGCCCTGGAGGTGGCGCGCCTCTTCGTCAAGCTGGCCTCCGCGCTCGCGCACATGCACGGGCTGGGCGTGCACCATCGCGACCTGAAGCCGGGCAACATCGTGGTGGGTGCCTCCAGCGGCGAGCCCGTCATCCTCGACCTCGGCGCAGGCGAATATGCGCGGGCGCCGGAGCTGACGGACACGCCGCTGCCCCCGGGCACCCGGCGCTACCGCTCCCCGGAGGCCTCGCGTTTCCTGCGCGAGCACGGAGACGAGCGCGGCGCACGCTATGAATTCAAGGCCACGGATGACGTGTATGCGCTGGGCGTGTGCCTCTACGACGTGCTGACGATGGCGCAGCCGGCTCGCATGCCTCCGCGCGTGGTCGTGGAGGGGCGGTGGATGCCGCCCGCTCCGCATGCAGTCAATTCCCGTGTGCCCGCGGTGCTGGGAGACCTGGCCCTGCGCTTCATCGCACGCCAGCCCGAGAGACGCCCGGCCACCGCCGAAGTCATGCGCCGGGAGCTGGAAGCGCTCCTGCTCCAGACGGGCGAGGCCTGGATGTCGCCGCTGCACCCGCCGGCCTCCCAGCTCCCCCCGGAGGAGACAAGCCGTCCCGAAGCAGAAGCAGTCGCGGCGCGTTCCTCTCGCTGGCACCTGCTCGCAGGAGTGGCCGGAGTGGTGTTCCTCGCGGTCCTGGGCGCCTTCCTGATGACGCGCCCCGCGCCCCCCGTCACTCCAACACTGCCGGCGCCAGGGCCCTCCCCCGCCACCGCACGAGACGCCGGCCCGGCCCTCACCACGCCTCCCGCGTCCGGGACGCAGTCCCCTACGGTAGCGTTACCCCCTCCCGCGCCAGTCCAGAAGGAAAGCCCTCCCGTGAAGCGAGCTCCCGCCTCCATGCCCCGCCCCGCTGATTCCAACGCCAGGAAGCAGAGGCCCCCGGCCTCCGGCACCGGCTGGCCGCCGATGCGCTGGGCGCAGCTGCTCAAGCTGTGTACGGGCGCGACTGTCGCGGCGGCCCTCCAGCTCGGCTGCCCGGGCGCCCAGGTCCGGCCCGAGCCGGCGGACTGCCCCGCCGAAGCGCGCGACATCATGTTCAACCGGGAGCGGAAGGACGGGCTGGGCATGCGGGCGGGAACTTCCGTGATGCTCACCATCGACAGGCGGCAGCCCGGCCCCCCGAGGGACTCTGGCGTCTATGGCGATGGTCCCGTCACGGGGGTGGTGCGGGTCAGCGACTGGGAGCTCCTTCCCGAGGGAACGCTGATGTCCGGCTATCTGTGGACGCACGGCGAGGAGGTCGTGGGCCGCTACACGGAGGCCCAGCTCCCGGATGGCCGCACCGTCCCGATCTGCTTCGTGCTGGGCGAGGATGGGTACATTCCCGCCGACCATAAGCGGCCCGGCTCCAAGCCAGGGGCAGTGGTGCTGGCTCGGACCTATCCGGCCTACAGTGTCAAGCGCTGGCCATAG
- a CDS encoding efflux RND transporter periplasmic adaptor subunit: MPWWGWALLAVAVVGAMGFWRARSRPVDPAAAFQTAKVEPRRITTKVTATGTLSALVTVEVGSQVSGRIQELLADFNSEVKKGQVIARLDPQLLNAAVERAKANLVAARASVTKARVSAENSRKQAERSRTLRQQQFISQADLETAEATAETARAEVAAMEGQLAQAQAALSEADVNLRNATIVSPTDGVVISRDVDVGQTVAASLQAPKLFTIAEDLRKMQVHTSVAEADVGRLQAGMTATFTVDAWPGEHFTGTIRQIRNAATTTQNVVTYDAVIDVANTELKLKPGMTANVTIVTAKKDNVLAVPNAALRFRPAATEGAPPEGAAPERAEDGSRVLYVLRPQALSPVPARVRTGLTDGSFTELVEGDLHAGDTIVTGQAATSTGAAATAAPGGMGARPGGMRPPGRGPF, from the coding sequence ATGCCCTGGTGGGGCTGGGCGCTGTTGGCCGTGGCGGTGGTGGGCGCGATGGGCTTCTGGCGCGCCCGGAGCCGTCCGGTGGACCCCGCGGCCGCGTTCCAGACGGCGAAGGTGGAGCCCCGGCGCATCACCACGAAGGTGACGGCCACCGGCACCCTGTCCGCGCTGGTGACGGTGGAGGTCGGCAGCCAGGTGTCCGGCCGCATCCAGGAGTTGCTGGCCGACTTCAACTCCGAGGTGAAGAAGGGCCAGGTCATCGCGCGGCTGGACCCGCAGCTCCTCAACGCGGCGGTGGAGCGCGCGAAGGCGAACCTGGTGGCGGCGCGCGCCAGCGTCACCAAGGCCCGCGTGTCCGCGGAGAACTCGCGCAAGCAGGCCGAGCGCTCTCGCACGCTGCGCCAGCAGCAGTTCATCTCGCAGGCTGATTTGGAGACGGCGGAGGCCACCGCCGAGACGGCTCGCGCGGAAGTGGCGGCCATGGAGGGGCAGCTCGCGCAGGCCCAGGCCGCGCTGTCCGAGGCCGACGTCAACCTGCGCAACGCCACCATCGTCTCGCCCACCGACGGCGTGGTCATCTCGCGCGACGTGGACGTGGGCCAGACGGTGGCCGCGTCGCTCCAGGCGCCGAAGCTGTTCACGATTGCCGAGGACCTGCGGAAGATGCAGGTCCACACCAGTGTGGCCGAGGCGGACGTGGGCCGGCTCCAGGCGGGCATGACGGCCACGTTCACCGTGGACGCGTGGCCCGGGGAGCACTTCACCGGCACCATCCGGCAGATTCGCAACGCGGCGACGACGACGCAGAACGTCGTCACGTACGACGCCGTCATCGACGTGGCCAACACGGAGCTGAAGCTCAAGCCGGGCATGACGGCCAACGTCACCATCGTCACAGCGAAGAAGGACAACGTGCTCGCGGTGCCCAACGCGGCGCTGCGCTTCCGGCCCGCGGCCACCGAGGGTGCTCCGCCGGAGGGCGCGGCTCCGGAGCGCGCCGAGGATGGCAGTCGCGTGCTGTACGTGCTGCGGCCGCAAGCGCTGAGCCCCGTGCCCGCGCGCGTGCGGACGGGACTGACGGACGGCAGCTTCACGGAGTTGGTCGAAGGCGACTTGCACGCGGGCGACACCATCGTCACCGGGCAGGCCGCGACGAGCACGGGGGCAGCGGCAACAGCGGCGCCGGGTGGCATGGGCGCGCGGCCCGGCGGCATGCGGCCTCCGGGACGGGGGCCCTTCTAG
- a CDS encoding ABC transporter ATP-binding protein, producing MDAVREAPPLVELRGVSKIYRTGDVEVRALRGVDLSVQPGELVAIMGTSGSGKSTLMNILGCLDKPTTGEYLLEGRNVARLDRDGLARVRNRTLGFVFQSFNLLARTTALENVELPLLYAGVPARERRLRAKASLERVGLGERLEHHPKQLSGGQQQRVAIARALVGRPRLILADEPTGNLDSRTSVEVMALFQELQREGLTLVVVTHEPDIAAYAGRVVVVRDGRIVADRRQVPQAAVPLPEEEEALP from the coding sequence ATGGATGCGGTACGTGAGGCCCCGCCGCTCGTGGAGCTGCGCGGGGTGAGCAAAATCTATCGGACGGGAGACGTGGAGGTGCGCGCCCTGCGCGGAGTGGACCTCTCCGTCCAGCCGGGCGAGCTCGTCGCCATCATGGGGACGAGCGGCTCCGGCAAGTCCACGCTGATGAACATCCTCGGGTGCCTCGACAAGCCCACCACGGGTGAGTACCTCCTCGAAGGGCGCAACGTGGCGCGGCTCGACAGAGACGGATTGGCGCGCGTGCGCAACCGCACGCTGGGCTTCGTCTTCCAGAGCTTCAACCTGCTGGCGCGCACCACCGCGTTGGAGAACGTGGAGCTGCCGCTGTTGTACGCAGGCGTGCCCGCGCGCGAGCGGCGCCTGCGCGCGAAGGCCTCGCTGGAGCGCGTGGGGCTGGGCGAGCGGCTGGAGCACCATCCGAAGCAGCTCTCCGGCGGACAGCAGCAGCGCGTGGCCATCGCCCGTGCGCTGGTGGGCCGGCCGCGCCTCATCCTCGCGGACGAGCCCACCGGCAACCTGGACTCGCGCACCAGCGTGGAGGTGATGGCGCTGTTCCAGGAGCTGCAACGCGAGGGACTCACACTGGTGGTGGTGACGCACGAGCCGGACATCGCCGCGTATGCCGGCCGCGTGGTGGTGGTACGCGATGGCCGCATCGTCGCGGACCGGCGGCAGGTGCCGCAGGCCGCGGTGCCGCTGCCCGAGGAAGAGGAGGCGCTGCCGTGA
- a CDS encoding TolC family protein — protein sequence MVVVLGWCAGALAAEAPRVLTLEQAEATAREQQPQLRSARAGTEAAQARVDQTRAGFLPQLNGSASYNVGTSRVGTDGGTVSTGTSKRFSAGLTANQLLYDFGRTSGRLTASRRSAEAQEASQTQTLEDVLLDVRTSYFDVLTQRALLDVARETLESEEKRLKQVQAAVEVGTRPEIDLLQQRTARANAQVSFIQARNAEATAKARLNQAMGVERSADYTVQDVAVAPVDGEDAEPDVLVQRALAARGDVKARELQVRAQEAQVGATRSDFWPSLGATAGATDTGTDPVDATLNVSGGLTLSWPLFEGGRTRAEVREQRALLRDSQAQQDVLRQQVRLEVEQARLAVTASREALSAAEEAVVNARERLRLAEGRYQAGVGNIIELSDAQVQYTNAAAQRVQATYNLATARATLARAVGTQPQTVVAMVP from the coding sequence ATGGTGGTGGTGCTGGGGTGGTGTGCGGGTGCGCTCGCGGCGGAAGCCCCGAGGGTGCTCACGCTGGAGCAGGCGGAGGCCACGGCGCGCGAGCAGCAGCCGCAGCTCCGCTCGGCGCGGGCCGGCACGGAGGCGGCGCAGGCTCGCGTGGACCAGACGCGCGCCGGCTTCCTGCCGCAGTTGAACGGCAGCGCGAGCTACAACGTGGGGACGAGCCGCGTCGGCACCGATGGCGGCACGGTGAGCACCGGCACGTCGAAGCGCTTCAGCGCGGGGCTCACCGCGAACCAGCTCCTCTACGACTTCGGGCGTACGTCGGGCCGGCTCACGGCGTCGAGACGTTCCGCGGAGGCGCAGGAGGCATCGCAGACGCAGACGCTGGAGGACGTGCTGCTCGACGTGCGCACCTCGTACTTCGACGTGCTGACGCAGCGGGCGCTGCTGGACGTGGCGCGCGAGACGCTGGAGAGCGAGGAGAAGCGACTGAAGCAGGTGCAGGCGGCGGTGGAGGTGGGGACGCGGCCGGAAATCGACCTGCTCCAGCAGCGCACGGCGCGAGCGAACGCGCAGGTGAGCTTCATCCAGGCGCGCAACGCGGAGGCCACCGCGAAGGCCCGGCTCAACCAGGCGATGGGCGTGGAGCGCTCTGCTGACTACACGGTGCAGGACGTGGCGGTGGCTCCCGTGGATGGCGAGGACGCGGAGCCAGACGTGCTGGTGCAGCGGGCGCTGGCGGCGCGCGGTGACGTGAAGGCTCGCGAGCTGCAGGTGCGCGCGCAGGAAGCGCAGGTGGGCGCGACGCGGAGCGACTTCTGGCCGAGCCTGGGTGCCACGGCTGGAGCGACGGACACGGGCACGGACCCGGTGGATGCGACGCTCAACGTGAGCGGCGGGCTGACGTTGAGCTGGCCTCTCTTCGAGGGTGGCCGCACTCGCGCGGAGGTGCGCGAACAGCGGGCATTGCTGCGCGACTCGCAGGCGCAGCAGGACGTGCTGCGGCAGCAGGTGCGGCTGGAGGTGGAGCAGGCGCGACTGGCGGTGACGGCTTCTCGTGAGGCGCTGTCCGCGGCGGAGGAGGCGGTGGTGAATGCTCGCGAGCGATTGCGGCTGGCCGAGGGCCGCTATCAGGCGGGCGTGGGCAACATCATCGAATTAAGTGACGCGCAGGTGCAGTACACCAACGCCGCCGCGCAGCGCGTGCAGGCCACGTACAACCTGGCCACCGCTCGCGCCACGCTGGCTCGGGCCGTGGGCACGCAGCCCCAGACGGTGGTGGCGATGGTTCCCTGA
- a CDS encoding alpha/beta hydrolase gives MRVAIVVGALGLLTACAGVRTSPETEAPAKAEEGRPVILARSYTLESRVLKETRRINVYLPPGYDKGQARLPVLYLLDGGEQEDFMHIAGLAQLASLSHTIREMIVVGIEDTDRRRDFTYPSQVPEDRKLLPTSGGSAAFREFLAQEVKPWVEARYRTSGETLLMGESLAGLFIVETFLRQPELFGSYIAVSPSLWWSNQSLSKESPALLRQHPAGPRTLYLTMGNEGGEMPEMQQGLDVFVAALKANTPTGLQWHYEPMPDELHSTIFHPAALRALRKLLPPPPEEASH, from the coding sequence ATGCGGGTTGCAATCGTGGTGGGTGCGCTGGGACTGCTGACGGCATGCGCGGGCGTAAGGACTTCCCCGGAGACGGAGGCCCCTGCGAAGGCGGAGGAGGGGCGGCCCGTCATCCTCGCGCGCTCGTACACACTGGAGTCGCGTGTGCTGAAGGAGACCCGGCGCATCAATGTCTACCTGCCGCCCGGTTACGACAAGGGACAGGCGCGCCTGCCGGTGCTGTACCTGCTCGATGGTGGAGAGCAGGAGGACTTCATGCACATCGCCGGCCTCGCGCAGCTCGCGAGCCTCAGCCACACCATCCGGGAGATGATTGTGGTGGGCATCGAGGACACCGACCGCAGGCGGGACTTCACCTACCCGTCGCAGGTGCCAGAGGACCGGAAGTTGCTGCCGACGAGCGGCGGCTCCGCGGCCTTCCGCGAGTTCCTCGCGCAGGAAGTGAAGCCGTGGGTAGAGGCGCGCTACCGCACGAGCGGTGAGACCCTCCTCATGGGCGAGTCGCTGGCGGGCCTCTTCATCGTGGAGACCTTCCTGCGCCAGCCGGAGCTCTTCGGGAGCTACATCGCCGTGAGCCCGAGCCTGTGGTGGAGCAACCAGTCGCTCTCGAAGGAGTCGCCCGCGCTCCTGCGGCAGCACCCCGCCGGCCCGCGCACGCTCTACCTGACCATGGGGAACGAGGGGGGCGAGATGCCGGAGATGCAGCAGGGCCTGGACGTCTTCGTCGCCGCGCTGAAGGCGAACACGCCCACGGGCCTCCAGTGGCACTACGAGCCCATGCCCGACGAGCTGCACAGCACCATCTTCCACCCGGCCGCGCTGCGGGCGCTGCGCAAGCTGCTCCCCCCGCCTCCGGAAGAAGCCTCGCACTGA